A single region of the Rhodothermia bacterium genome encodes:
- a CDS encoding translocation/assembly module TamB domain-containing protein translates to MPLRHIYRAPFRLVRLLLLLTALCLLLYFGLTKTRVGRDTLREQITRFFNDEFKGSIEIGNLKGNLVNDLYASQVILRDPSGKIVVRIDSLVASPDWWSMLEETISIRKITLFRPSVNLQQQANGRWNIEEVFAPQVKRAPNPNRIVWNIASAEVNIRQGRIQTASDASTPKIVQQGHVFDFTRTTISDLNLSASLDWRKPYKLIDLTGLSFHLPRQNFTLRKLEGQLLFDENQAILNHFFLQAGNSSIRLRASARGDSFAKKPFDFALFKNAPFQINLQQAIVRADDWKTLFPQVPLSDFTAVLKVKGQNPTYTFENLAIRQGETTLSGKGEVTTYPDSLSLRLNIADNVISVPDLEKWLPKAGLSSVRHLRKVNLSFDGRGRIGLNNEDFVFQANLQIRHPETGDLFGFVKAQKTTSTPLSYKLDLTTNRLNLGFILKNTNLASNLTGITRIEGIGTRLEDLDARVYFKLRDLHFDKYQADSLRLDGYVKNRQFDGLAMFAKEGGSIRTKGRINLKNPKPLFDLTADAERFNIGWLDPKAGITTKLTGNIQLNGSGDGLANFQGKAILDIEPSLFVVKGKETRTTDLYTTLDIRENDQKGINLEMTGDLATISLESGYKLDVFLEMGQYWLNAITRTISAEQAKRYRPDSSYVPPTLNVAAIDAERNKMSKRMGPHPIDRLPKLTEAFIKIKRGAFLTNLIPNFPYFDDSVELKWRSLGSPNTSSVEINISGDSLAVGTARLKNFDLKLAADSKYAYNLTNNLQASIIGQFERLHIAGEKFENTNLEFSYQYGGGQLYLNSSNLAGLGAFRTWANLDLLQDKNRLTIVELALTSSAYEWLIPKDQVIDLYTDALILNNLVVERRDNNPNMPNHTIRANGIVSALPEDEVKVRVENIDIGDLTKNLKGRDKFDGTLQGEFSIRRLFQSPDINGALTIENSWLNGTDFGTLNIWGNFEPINQVVNFNLQARQPLPSRFEVRNNDIDVSGKIGLPRGSREKGNRNPGFIDVAIDLRRLDLFFFKTLFPYEIDRVTGWGYGNGTVKGSFDKPIFDADLYLVESNFLVPYFNLTYGLSGPVSVDEHGIHLNKMTIADNTGGKSGVDGSILFNHYDFFSLDLAFNLDKLQLINVGDSKDLYWYGYIWASGPATLKGPLYKAFIDAPDLTTTPNSQLFIPITGSGLSNDEVFITFTDSTGQVPKPIKRQNLLSGRGTGERTFLDGLEMNANIRATSGSTIHLVFDPLLNDVIHAVGYGELQMQYLDASFKMFGDFNVESGDYLFTAFDIFRKPFKLERGGRMTWSGDPINAKLAIPASYKTNARTDGLEGILPSLDTQNVSRIPIKVGMDITGDVNSPIVDLRLAIDRDQRVGEFGNYEGLETEFNREDRATSYAFSVLLTNSFALASAIINPNNPNASVSDAGQQVVFTSLAQLVSAYLNRVVNQVIPNADINLGIYQGKDLTRLNELGLQAGIALRLFDERIVIRGEGILPNFDNADGALQNQFSGEVVFEYKISPNVSIEAFYRKNDRILGTNDVVSGESVGIGFNLQKTFSNWNKIFKRKKRNISTKKRDSALVSVNRPLRPDRR, encoded by the coding sequence TTGCCACTGCGTCATATATACCGTGCTCCATTTCGCCTTGTCCGGTTGCTGCTCCTGCTGACGGCACTTTGTTTGTTGCTTTACTTTGGACTAACCAAAACCCGCGTGGGACGGGACACCCTTCGTGAACAAATTACCCGCTTTTTTAACGACGAATTTAAAGGAAGTATTGAGATTGGGAACCTAAAAGGCAATTTAGTCAACGATTTGTACGCCTCACAAGTTATACTCCGAGATCCATCTGGAAAGATTGTCGTCCGAATAGATTCCTTGGTGGCTTCTCCTGACTGGTGGAGCATGTTAGAGGAAACCATCTCTATCCGAAAAATCACCCTTTTCCGACCGTCTGTCAACCTTCAACAACAGGCGAACGGGCGTTGGAACATTGAAGAAGTTTTTGCACCACAGGTTAAACGTGCCCCGAATCCTAACCGTATTGTATGGAACATTGCCTCTGCCGAGGTCAACATCCGGCAAGGACGAATCCAAACAGCAAGCGATGCCTCTACGCCAAAAATTGTGCAACAAGGCCACGTTTTTGATTTCACTCGAACCACCATCTCAGACCTTAACCTAAGCGCGTCTTTGGATTGGCGTAAACCATACAAACTTATAGACTTAACAGGACTCTCTTTTCATCTTCCTCGACAAAACTTCACGTTGAGAAAATTAGAAGGGCAATTACTCTTTGATGAAAACCAAGCCATTCTGAACCATTTTTTCCTTCAGGCGGGGAACTCATCCATCCGACTTCGAGCCTCCGCCAGAGGTGATTCGTTTGCAAAGAAGCCTTTTGATTTTGCCCTTTTCAAAAACGCTCCATTCCAGATTAACCTCCAGCAAGCCATTGTTCGGGCCGACGACTGGAAAACCTTGTTCCCCCAAGTCCCCCTTTCTGATTTTACCGCAGTACTTAAGGTGAAGGGACAAAACCCGACCTATACATTCGAAAATTTGGCCATTCGCCAAGGCGAAACCACGCTTTCCGGAAAAGGTGAAGTCACTACGTATCCCGACTCACTCTCCCTCCGTTTAAACATCGCCGACAATGTAATCTCGGTGCCAGATTTAGAAAAATGGCTACCCAAAGCAGGCTTATCCTCCGTCCGACATCTGCGGAAGGTAAACCTTAGCTTTGATGGACGCGGGCGGATCGGGCTAAACAATGAAGACTTTGTCTTCCAGGCCAACCTCCAGATTCGCCATCCAGAGACAGGCGACCTTTTTGGGTTTGTGAAGGCACAAAAAACCACCTCAACACCGCTTTCATATAAATTAGACCTCACTACCAACCGTCTCAATCTCGGTTTTATTCTAAAAAATACAAATTTAGCCTCTAATCTTACGGGAATTACGCGCATTGAAGGTATAGGAACTCGTCTCGAAGACCTTGATGCACGGGTTTATTTCAAATTACGTGACCTTCACTTCGATAAATATCAGGCGGATTCGTTGCGTTTGGATGGTTATGTGAAAAATCGCCAATTTGATGGGCTGGCCATGTTTGCAAAAGAAGGTGGATCAATCCGAACCAAAGGAAGGATCAACCTCAAGAATCCCAAACCGCTGTTTGACCTCACCGCAGATGCAGAACGGTTTAATATTGGCTGGCTCGACCCCAAGGCGGGCATAACCACCAAACTGACAGGCAATATCCAACTGAATGGATCCGGAGATGGGCTTGCGAACTTCCAAGGAAAAGCGATTCTCGATATAGAACCCTCCCTCTTTGTCGTAAAAGGAAAAGAAACCCGCACAACCGACTTATACACCACCCTCGATATCCGAGAGAACGACCAAAAGGGCATCAATTTGGAAATGACGGGCGACTTGGCCACCATTTCTTTAGAGAGCGGGTATAAATTGGATGTTTTCCTTGAAATGGGTCAATATTGGCTAAATGCCATCACACGTACCATCTCCGCAGAGCAGGCAAAACGATATCGGCCCGATTCGTCTTATGTGCCTCCTACCTTGAATGTAGCAGCCATTGATGCAGAGCGCAATAAAATGAGCAAAAGAATGGGGCCACATCCGATTGACCGTTTACCTAAATTGACCGAAGCCTTTATAAAAATAAAACGCGGCGCTTTCCTGACCAACCTCATTCCCAATTTTCCGTATTTCGATGATTCGGTAGAACTTAAATGGCGATCGCTTGGAAGCCCAAATACAAGCTCGGTAGAAATCAACATCAGCGGCGATTCGCTTGCTGTTGGCACGGCAAGACTAAAGAACTTCGACCTCAAACTGGCTGCGGATAGCAAATATGCGTATAACCTGACCAATAACCTACAAGCATCCATCATCGGTCAGTTTGAGCGCCTTCACATTGCTGGTGAAAAGTTTGAAAACACCAATTTAGAATTTAGCTACCAATATGGCGGCGGACAGTTGTACCTCAACTCTTCCAATCTTGCTGGATTAGGTGCATTCCGCACTTGGGCCAATCTCGATTTACTACAAGACAAAAATAGGTTGACCATTGTAGAGTTGGCATTAACCTCGTCGGCCTACGAATGGCTGATCCCCAAAGACCAAGTTATTGACCTTTATACAGATGCTTTGATCTTAAACAATCTGGTGGTTGAACGACGTGACAACAACCCGAATATGCCGAATCACACCATCCGAGCAAATGGCATTGTATCCGCATTACCCGAAGATGAGGTTAAAGTCCGTGTCGAAAATATAGACATTGGCGACTTAACAAAGAATTTAAAAGGGCGTGATAAATTTGACGGAACCCTCCAAGGTGAATTTTCTATACGACGACTCTTCCAATCACCGGACATTAATGGTGCATTAACGATTGAAAACAGCTGGCTAAACGGTACAGATTTTGGAACCCTGAACATTTGGGGGAATTTTGAGCCTATTAACCAAGTGGTAAATTTTAATCTACAAGCCCGACAGCCCCTACCCAGTCGGTTTGAAGTTCGCAACAACGACATAGACGTCTCTGGCAAAATTGGATTACCAAGAGGCAGCCGCGAAAAAGGAAACCGAAATCCGGGTTTTATTGATGTGGCCATAGACCTTCGCCGGTTAGACCTCTTCTTCTTCAAAACCCTTTTCCCCTACGAGATTGACCGCGTTACGGGCTGGGGTTATGGAAATGGAACCGTAAAAGGGAGTTTTGATAAGCCCATTTTTGATGCCGACTTGTATTTGGTAGAAAGTAATTTCTTGGTTCCTTATTTCAACTTGACGTATGGCCTTTCTGGACCTGTTTCTGTGGATGAACACGGTATCCACCTTAATAAGATGACCATTGCAGACAACACGGGTGGAAAGTCTGGGGTTGATGGCAGTATTTTATTTAACCATTACGATTTCTTCTCGCTCGACTTGGCCTTCAATTTAGACAAATTACAACTCATTAATGTCGGCGACTCCAAAGACCTTTATTGGTATGGTTATATTTGGGCTTCTGGCCCTGCAACGCTCAAAGGGCCACTGTATAAAGCCTTTATTGATGCACCTGACCTCACCACAACACCAAATAGCCAACTTTTTATTCCGATAACGGGTAGTGGCCTGAGCAACGACGAGGTTTTTATCACTTTCACCGATTCTACCGGACAGGTACCAAAACCCATAAAACGCCAAAATTTACTCTCCGGACGAGGAACTGGAGAAAGAACGTTTCTGGATGGATTAGAGATGAACGCCAATATCCGTGCCACCTCTGGCTCTACCATCCACTTGGTTTTCGATCCACTGCTAAACGACGTTATCCATGCAGTTGGATATGGCGAACTACAGATGCAATACCTTGATGCCAGTTTCAAAATGTTCGGGGATTTTAATGTGGAGTCTGGCGACTACCTCTTCACCGCCTTCGATATTTTCCGCAAGCCTTTTAAATTGGAACGCGGGGGCAGAATGACGTGGTCTGGTGATCCTATAAATGCCAAATTAGCCATCCCCGCTTCCTACAAAACCAATGCTCGGACGGATGGGCTGGAAGGGATTCTCCCAAGTTTAGACACCCAAAACGTTTCTCGGATACCCATCAAGGTGGGGATGGACATTACGGGTGACGTCAATTCGCCTATTGTGGATTTGCGGCTTGCCATTGACCGAGACCAACGTGTAGGTGAATTTGGAAATTATGAGGGCTTAGAAACCGAGTTTAACCGAGAAGACCGCGCAACTTCATACGCCTTTAGTGTACTACTCACAAACTCCTTCGCACTGGCCTCTGCTATTATTAATCCAAACAACCCAAATGCAAGCGTTTCCGATGCCGGGCAACAAGTTGTCTTTACCAGTCTCGCGCAGTTGGTTTCGGCCTACTTAAACCGTGTTGTAAACCAAGTGATACCCAATGCCGACATCAACTTGGGGATTTATCAGGGGAAAGACCTTACCCGCCTTAACGAACTGGGGCTACAAGCAGGAATTGCACTACGCCTTTTTGACGAACGTATTGTGATTCGAGGCGAGGGGATTCTACCGAATTTCGACAATGCCGATGGTGCATTGCAAAACCAATTTAGTGGGGAAGTTGTCTTTGAGTACAAAATCTCGCCCAATGTCTCCATTGAGGCGTTTTATCGCAAAAATGACCGAATTCTCGGAACAAACGATGTCGTTTCTGGGGAATCCGTAGGCATAGGGTTTAACCTGCAAAAAACATTCTCGAATTGGAATAAAATTTTCAAGCGAAAAAAACGCAATATTTCAACCAAAAAGCGCGACAGCGCCCTTGTATCCGTAAACCGTCCGTTAAGACCTGATAGACGCTAA
- the rnr gene encoding ribonuclease R: MKQEPHLIRNLILTFLTKNKKQAFRPKELAQSLNIRDNRAFSIFQQELEALVSKGEIQKVSGGKVKFMNQEPHLQVGTLTVHPQGYGFVTILNIVEDIYIPQGLLGYAMDGDTVRISLFAPNRRGNRRQEGRVEEVIERKRTQAVGTLIEDEEDGLRYVRPHDPRLLADVLISPKDPTDAKDGDAVLVSMDRFNVHLGVPEGKILQRIGRADDPAIQVTSLALSRDIRAQFPPNVISAAEAIPLEIPTDEAKRRLDLRGKRVFTIDPYDAKDFDDALHLEQIGEDRYIVGVHIADVSFYVTQNSEIDQEATLRATSVYLVDRVIPMLPEKLSNGVCSLRPNEDKLTFSVMFEVNGLGEVLHYQIVETIIHSQQRLTYEEAQAILEGENDAHPFASDVQMAWKIAKNLRESRFKQGSVRFNRPEVKVKLAEDGTPLEVYAKITKEANWLIEEWMLLANKMVAIHVNQAFKEVPPFVYRTHDIPNAERMMQLAEYLKLFGFEIPHKGGNIQAQDLNRLMEMVHGKPQALLIEDAALRAMAKAKYTVENIGHFGLGFPFYSHFTSPIRRYPDLIAHRLLKKYAQTGFTKPDKDELSATCLHCSTKEKEAEEAERESIRLKQAEYMLQHVGTAYNGVISGVTNFGIYVTITELLVEGMVLLRDLNDDFYDYDEKRYCLIGRKHKKVFQIGNPIRVLVAKADVASRRIDLTLVASATQQKQRPARKR; the protein is encoded by the coding sequence ATGAAACAAGAACCGCACCTCATCCGCAATTTAATCCTCACGTTTCTTACCAAAAACAAAAAACAAGCCTTTCGCCCTAAAGAATTGGCACAATCCCTTAATATTCGAGACAACCGCGCATTCTCCATTTTCCAACAAGAACTTGAAGCATTGGTGTCTAAGGGAGAAATTCAGAAAGTCTCTGGCGGAAAAGTGAAATTTATGAACCAAGAACCCCACCTCCAAGTGGGTACGCTTACGGTTCACCCGCAAGGTTATGGTTTTGTAACCATCCTGAATATAGTGGAAGACATTTACATCCCACAAGGATTACTTGGCTATGCTATGGATGGCGATACCGTAAGAATCAGTCTTTTTGCCCCAAACCGTCGCGGCAATAGACGCCAAGAAGGGCGGGTAGAAGAAGTTATTGAGCGAAAACGTACCCAAGCCGTAGGGACGCTAATCGAAGACGAAGAAGATGGGCTTCGATATGTCCGTCCTCACGACCCACGCCTTTTAGCCGATGTTCTGATTAGTCCCAAAGACCCAACCGATGCCAAAGATGGCGACGCTGTTCTGGTTTCGATGGATCGTTTTAATGTACACCTTGGGGTTCCTGAAGGCAAAATCCTCCAACGCATTGGACGCGCAGACGACCCCGCAATCCAAGTCACATCCTTAGCCCTTTCCCGCGACATCCGGGCACAGTTCCCGCCCAATGTGATTTCTGCCGCCGAAGCCATTCCTTTAGAAATTCCTACTGACGAAGCAAAACGTCGTTTGGATTTACGCGGAAAACGTGTATTTACCATAGACCCCTACGACGCCAAAGATTTTGACGACGCTTTACACCTTGAACAAATTGGTGAAGACCGTTATATCGTTGGGGTACACATTGCGGACGTTAGCTTTTACGTTACCCAAAATTCCGAAATAGACCAAGAAGCAACGCTACGCGCCACAAGTGTTTATCTCGTAGATCGGGTTATCCCCATGTTGCCGGAGAAATTATCCAATGGCGTCTGTTCTCTACGGCCAAACGAGGACAAATTAACCTTTTCGGTCATGTTTGAGGTGAATGGCTTGGGAGAAGTACTCCACTATCAGATTGTCGAGACCATTATTCACTCACAGCAACGGCTCACCTACGAAGAAGCACAAGCCATTTTAGAAGGCGAAAATGACGCCCACCCTTTTGCATCGGACGTCCAAATGGCGTGGAAAATTGCCAAAAATCTACGCGAATCTCGGTTCAAACAAGGCTCTGTGCGGTTCAACCGACCGGAAGTAAAAGTAAAACTTGCTGAAGACGGAACGCCTCTTGAGGTTTATGCAAAAATCACCAAAGAAGCGAATTGGTTAATCGAAGAATGGATGCTACTGGCAAACAAAATGGTGGCAATTCATGTCAATCAGGCATTTAAAGAAGTCCCTCCTTTTGTTTATCGGACGCACGACATTCCCAACGCCGAACGAATGATGCAGTTGGCGGAATACCTGAAATTATTCGGTTTTGAGATCCCTCACAAAGGCGGAAACATCCAAGCACAAGACCTGAACCGGCTCATGGAAATGGTTCACGGAAAACCCCAAGCCTTGCTTATCGAAGATGCCGCCCTAAGGGCAATGGCAAAAGCCAAATACACGGTCGAGAATATTGGGCACTTCGGACTTGGCTTCCCATTCTATAGCCACTTCACGTCCCCCATTAGACGGTATCCAGACCTGATTGCTCATCGGTTGTTGAAAAAATATGCCCAAACCGGATTCACCAAACCGGACAAAGATGAACTAAGTGCCACTTGTTTGCATTGCTCTACCAAAGAAAAAGAAGCCGAGGAAGCAGAACGAGAATCTATCCGACTTAAACAAGCCGAATATATGCTCCAACACGTCGGGACGGCGTATAATGGCGTTATTAGTGGGGTTACCAATTTCGGTATTTATGTCACCATCACCGAACTTCTGGTTGAGGGGATGGTCTTATTGCGCGATTTGAATGACGACTTTTACGATTACGATGAAAAGCGGTATTGTTTGATTGGGCGTAAACACAAAAAGGTTTTCCAGATTGGGAATCCTATCCGCGTATTGGTTGCTAAAGCAGACGTTGCCTCCAGAAGAATTGACCTAACTCTGGTGGCGTCTGCAACACAGCAAAAACAACGCCCAGCACGAAAAAGGTAG
- a CDS encoding low molecular weight phosphotyrosine protein phosphatase, whose translation MKNQPYRIVFVCLGNICRSPLAEGVFRYLVKEAGLEARFEIASAGTGGWHVGEPPDRRMTRTAASNGVDISKQRAQQFKAHFLDHYDLILGMDRSNVENMLMIAGAGDELDTDVQKVRLFRDFDPNPGNGEVPDPYYGGQQGFDEVYAMVYRTCKNLLEQLRGEL comes from the coding sequence ATGAAAAACCAACCATATCGCATTGTTTTTGTTTGCCTTGGGAATATCTGTCGTAGCCCACTTGCCGAGGGGGTATTCCGATATTTGGTGAAAGAAGCCGGACTGGAGGCACGCTTCGAGATTGCCTCGGCAGGGACGGGTGGATGGCACGTGGGAGAACCGCCAGACCGTCGGATGACCAGAACGGCGGCCTCGAATGGGGTGGATATCTCTAAACAACGCGCCCAACAGTTTAAAGCCCACTTCTTAGACCACTACGACCTGATCTTGGGCATGGATCGCTCGAACGTGGAAAATATGCTGATGATCGCAGGGGCTGGAGACGAATTAGATACCGATGTTCAAAAAGTGCGCCTCTTCCGCGATTTTGACCCCAATCCCGGGAATGGCGAGGTTCCAGACCCCTACTATGGCGGTCAGCAAGGCTTTGATGAGGTGTATGCGATGGTGTATCGTACCTGTAAAAACCTTTTGGAACAGTTGCGGGGCGAGTTATGA
- a CDS encoding 6-bladed beta-propeller yields MRSEQDVETDAKGRLVVGQDAFRYIVNLGWGQLDPNITPVGDCHEMVQDSQGRIILLTNDTHNNVVVYDKNGKFLTSWGTEYPGAHGLTLSTENGEDFLFICDNNRHQVIKTTLTGKEVMVLGIPTEADVYDTPEQYIPTEVAVAPNGDFYVADGYGQDWVIQYDHNGKYIRHFGGKGTGAAHLNNAHGVCVDTRNPQDPFLWVTSRPEHRFKRFSLSGAYQSDIHLPGAWVCRPVIHGPNLYAAVLVSEKLGFNGGSGFITILDAENRVVANLGGFAPQYHNGQLAEMCQAFPLFLYPHDVCVDDDENLYVPQWNSGKVYPYKLERI; encoded by the coding sequence ATTCGTAGTGAACAAGACGTAGAAACTGATGCAAAAGGTCGCCTTGTGGTTGGCCAAGATGCGTTTCGCTACATCGTTAACCTCGGTTGGGGGCAATTAGACCCCAATATTACGCCCGTAGGCGATTGTCACGAAATGGTACAAGACAGCCAAGGACGGATCATCTTGTTGACGAATGATACCCATAATAATGTGGTTGTATATGACAAAAACGGCAAGTTTCTCACCTCATGGGGGACGGAATATCCGGGGGCACATGGGCTGACGCTTTCAACCGAAAATGGGGAGGACTTCCTGTTTATCTGCGACAACAACCGCCACCAAGTTATCAAAACCACCTTGACGGGTAAAGAAGTGATGGTTCTTGGCATCCCAACAGAGGCTGACGTTTATGATACACCGGAGCAATACATCCCTACAGAAGTTGCCGTAGCACCCAATGGGGATTTTTATGTGGCAGATGGGTACGGGCAGGATTGGGTGATCCAATATGACCATAACGGGAAGTATATCCGCCATTTTGGTGGAAAGGGGACCGGAGCAGCGCACTTGAACAATGCCCATGGGGTTTGTGTAGATACCCGCAATCCGCAAGACCCGTTTTTATGGGTGACTTCGCGGCCAGAGCACCGTTTCAAGCGTTTTAGCCTTTCTGGAGCGTATCAAAGTGATATCCATTTGCCCGGAGCTTGGGTTTGCCGTCCGGTCATCCATGGTCCTAATCTTTATGCAGCGGTTTTGGTCTCCGAGAAATTGGGTTTTAATGGCGGGTCTGGTTTTATCACCATTTTAGACGCAGAAAACCGCGTAGTGGCGAATCTTGGTGGATTTGCACCCCAATACCACAACGGGCAATTAGCAGAAATGTGCCAAGCATTCCCCTTGTTTTTATATCCACACGACGTTTGTGTGGATGACGACGAAAACCTCTATGTTCCCCAATGGAATTCAGGAAAGGTCTATCCATACAAACTCGAAAGAATATAA
- a CDS encoding DinB family protein has translation MLQNTIKDKISALEKATEYLWHVANMYSENVLTQKPSPDVWSPLEVLYHLFLSEKMSRIYVQRFLSKGQKTSRAGIKSHIGMLKLRIGNTLPLKIKAPGPVAKMPQELHAKTVQEAWEAQREELKTWLMGLSDEILLSTCFRHPIAGDISLVQMLDFFMIHLKRHEKQFLARLK, from the coding sequence ATGTTACAAAATACGATAAAAGATAAAATTTCGGCATTGGAAAAAGCCACTGAATACCTATGGCATGTGGCAAATATGTATTCAGAAAATGTCCTCACTCAGAAACCGAGCCCTGATGTTTGGTCGCCATTAGAAGTGCTTTATCACTTGTTTTTATCGGAAAAGATGTCTCGGATTTATGTCCAACGGTTTTTGTCTAAAGGCCAAAAAACGTCTCGTGCAGGGATAAAATCACACATTGGGATGCTGAAACTACGTATTGGAAATACGCTTCCCTTGAAAATAAAAGCACCGGGGCCAGTTGCAAAAATGCCCCAAGAACTACATGCAAAAACGGTTCAGGAAGCGTGGGAAGCACAACGTGAAGAATTGAAAACTTGGCTTATGGGTTTGAGTGATGAGATTTTACTTTCAACGTGCTTCCGTCACCCTATCGCTGGTGATATTTCGCTCGTCCAAATGCTTGATTTTTTTATGATTCACCTCAAACGGCATGAAAAACAATTTTTAGCCCGTTTAAAATAA
- a CDS encoding NAD(P)/FAD-dependent oxidoreductase: MKHIVIIGNGISGITTARYIRKNNPDIQISVIGNETDYFYARTALMYVYMGHLRFEDTKPYEDQFWKKNRINCIRGEVVRLITEKQKLYLSDGQEISYHQLVLATGSKPLMAGWAGEHLNGIQGLYGMTDLALLEENTQHIRRAVVVGGGLIGVELAEMLHARGIHVTFLVRESRYMERTLPPEESELVHQEIRRNGIDLLFETEVKAFLPDEEGRVAALETTSGLKIPTAFVGITIGVTPNIAWLAESGIETKKGVLVDWEFKTNVPDVFAVGDCAEFRKPLGGQRPIEQFWYTGKMHGEVLGTILGGGKASYQKGVFFNSAKFFDLEYQVYGEVAPILTENTKQVFWRHPVLHKSIRIRYNKSTGAVVGFCTMGIRFRQEVCRQWIQKNTPIEKVLENLQDAFFDPEFFDTFGDEVRAEYASETGQSHMTVRKKNFWTFFKP, from the coding sequence ATGAAGCACATTGTAATCATTGGTAACGGTATTTCGGGCATCACTACAGCCCGATATATCCGCAAAAACAATCCAGACATTCAAATTTCGGTTATTGGAAATGAAACGGATTATTTCTATGCGCGGACTGCGCTCATGTATGTGTATATGGGGCATTTGCGGTTCGAGGATACGAAGCCTTATGAAGACCAGTTCTGGAAAAAAAATCGTATAAACTGCATCCGTGGAGAAGTGGTACGTCTAATTACCGAAAAACAAAAACTTTACCTCTCGGACGGTCAAGAAATATCCTACCACCAATTGGTTCTCGCAACAGGCTCTAAACCGCTTATGGCTGGATGGGCGGGGGAACACCTGAACGGCATTCAAGGGCTTTATGGCATGACGGATTTGGCGCTACTGGAGGAGAATACACAACATATCCGCAGGGCTGTTGTGGTGGGCGGCGGATTAATCGGGGTCGAATTGGCCGAGATGCTACACGCCAGAGGCATCCATGTCACATTCTTGGTGCGTGAAAGCCGATATATGGAACGCACACTTCCTCCGGAAGAATCCGAATTGGTTCATCAAGAAATCCGGCGAAATGGCATTGATTTACTATTTGAAACGGAAGTAAAAGCATTTCTACCAGACGAAGAAGGCCGTGTAGCCGCTTTAGAAACCACATCTGGCCTTAAAATTCCAACGGCGTTTGTGGGTATAACCATTGGGGTAACGCCGAATATTGCTTGGTTGGCCGAGAGTGGTATCGAAACTAAAAAAGGGGTTTTGGTGGATTGGGAATTTAAGACAAATGTTCCAGATGTTTTTGCTGTAGGGGATTGTGCCGAATTTCGAAAGCCGTTGGGGGGGCAGCGTCCGATAGAGCAATTTTGGTACACCGGAAAAATGCACGGCGAGGTACTCGGAACGATTTTGGGAGGCGGTAAGGCTTCTTATCAGAAAGGTGTTTTTTTTAATTCCGCCAAGTTTTTTGATCTGGAATACCAAGTCTATGGTGAGGTTGCACCCATCTTAACGGAGAACACAAAACAAGTATTCTGGCGACATCCCGTACTGCACAAGTCCATCCGTATTCGGTATAACAAGTCAACGGGAGCCGTTGTAGGTTTTTGTACGATGGGGATTCGATTCCGGCAAGAGGTTTGCCGACAATGGATACAAAAAAATACACCCATCGAAAAAGTTTTGGAAAATTTGCAGGATGCCTTTTTTGATCCTGAGTTTTTCGATACCTTTGGCGATGAAGTTCGTGCAGAGTATGCCTCTGAAACAGGACAAAGCCATATGACAGTTCGGAAAAAGAATTTCTGGACGTTTTTTAAGCCCTAA